Proteins found in one Planococcus citri chromosome 2, ihPlaCitr1.1, whole genome shotgun sequence genomic segment:
- the LOC135837360 gene encoding uncharacterized protein LOC135837360, with protein MNSEKETETDETGSSSTVSFQVNEASILRKDFDILDNIGKGAYAAAVYKVRNKLDAKFYAIKVIPCEKLNEGIPKEIEFLTELNHPNVVRYCTSWTDGAKKKEYSDKDSDASSDDFVTFVRESNEKSDANGKDISPTSTDSNNHRICMFIQMEFCETTLANAIKGTFDRPLQLHKNPDRILRLITHIVKGLAHIHDKGIIHRDLKPENILIDHNDVAKIGDFGLATWNHALTDGKASHTGKVGTPLYDAPELGVLCSGSNSSKAHYNEKVDMYSLGIIIYEMCCPSFETAMERKEVLSDLRNNPLHIPQFELPKGLSKLIFKLLHHDTKRRPSAAEILKNGCLVFDEINIMNPSKFSIEKILPSPVASKINLLEAMKGKARKIFELHGGYSSPYAMLPSTYYEYLIENSAIHPKTYSFNEIPSRTSNMIDRQNYAKFDMVFPDSTPANFAMLVEALEIAYEFLDSFSGLVNTSHFVIRLFDCEIISADATIQKAYKNLKRLINILKSRQMKCQLLVPSKFEENIDFPALVFQIVYGNEVLASGDWYRLPADLAPNTENHSIKQSIIEVTIIFTHFIDILEPKNIFLSKSEVFIVTVYCNKLIEEKLELAKKLRDVGIRCTPSCVNYRNVRAIKKYVEKTKMHYTVILDKNKLERDHQVTLYSRISGNSYQEEDIAMENIVTHLRKSIEQSNMAQFLSF; from the exons ATGAATTCCGAAAAAGAAACTGAAACCGATGAAACCGGCAGCAGTAGTACCGTATCATTTCAAGTCAACGAAGCTTCAATACTTCGCAAagatttcgatattttggatAACATAGGTAAAGGAGCTTACGCTGCTGCTGTCTACAAA GTGCGAAACAAGTTGGATGCCAAATTCTATGCCATTAAAGTCATTCCCTGCGAGAAATTAAACGAAGGAATTCCGaaagaaatagaatttttaactGAATTGAATCATCCCAATGTAGTACGTTATTGTACTTCATGGACCGATGGCGCTAAGAAAAAG GAATACTCCGATAAAGACAGTGATGCAAGTAGCGACGATTTTGTCACATTTGTACGAGA atcTAATGAAAAATCCGATGCAAATGGTAAAGATATCAGTCCAACTTCGACGGACTCGAATAATCATCGTATCTGTATGTTCATTCAAATGGAGTTTTGCGAGACTACTTTGGC aAACGCGATTAAGGGCACTTTTGATAGACCTTTACAGCTTCATAAGAATCCGGACAGAATTTTACGGCTGATAACGCACATCGTCAAAGGATTAGCTCATATACACGATAAAGGTATAATTCATCGTGATCTGAAAccggaaaatattttgattgatCATAACGACGTCGCGAAAATAGGAGATTTTGGTTTAGCAACGTGGAATCA CGCATTGACTGATGGAAAAGCATCCCACACTGGAAAGGTTGGCACTCCATTGTACGATGCTCCTGAATTAGGTGTATTATGTTCTGGTTCAAATAGTTCAAAAGCACATTATAATGAG aaagttgACATGTACAGCCTTGGAATAATCATCTATGAAATGTGTTGCCCTAGTTTTGAAACTGCCATGGAACGTAAAGAAGTTTTAAGCGATTTAAGAAACAATCCTCTACATATTCCACAATTTGAGCTACCGAAAGGACtgtcgaaattgatttt CAAGTTATTACATCACGACACCAAGAGACGGCCGAGCGCcgctgaaatattgaaaaatggatgcttagttttcgatgAAATTAATATTATGAATCCG agtaaattttctATTGAGAAAATACTGCCAAGTCCAGTGGCTAGTAAAATCAATTTGCTGGAGGCAATGAAGGGTAAAGCTAGGAAAATTTTCGAGCTTCATGGAGGGTACTCATCTCCTTATGCAATGCTGCCATCTACATACTACGAGTATCTAATTGAGAATAGTGCGATACATCCGAAAACATATTCTTTCAACGAGATTCCCAGCAGGACTTCAAATATGATAGATCgtcaaaattatgcgaaatttGATATGGTCTTTCCTGACTCCA ctccAGCAAACTTCGCCATGCTAGTGGAGGCATTGGAGATAGCCTATGAATTCTTGGATTCGTTTTCAGGCTTGGTGAACACATCGCATTTCGTGATCCGCCTATTTGACTGTGAGATTATATCTGCTGATGCGACTATCCAGAAAGCTTATAAAAACTTGAAGCGTTTAATAAATATCTTGAAATCAAGGCAGATGAAA TGTCAACTTCTTGTGCCTTCGAAGTTCGAAGAAAACATCGATTTTCCAGCATTAGTGTTCCAAATAGTCTATGGAAACGAAGTGCTTGCATCTGGTGATTGGTATCGTTTACCTGCAGACCTCGC GCCTAATACTGAAAACCATTCTATTAAACAATCAATCATCGAAGTTACCATCATCTTTACTCATTTCATCGATATCTTAGAACCGAAGAATATATTCTTATCAAAATCTGAAGTTTTTATTGTCACCGTATACTGCAATAAGTTGATAGAAGAGAAGTTAGAGTTGGCAAAGAAGCTAAGAGATGTTGGAATACGTTGCACTCCTTCTTGCGTCAATTATAGA AATGTACGAGCAATTAAAAAATACGTCGAGAAGACGAAGATGCATTATACTGTGATATTAGATAAAAACAAACTCGAAAGAGACCACCAAGTTACATTATATTCCAGGATTAGTGGAAACAG TTATCAGGAGGAAGATATCGCTATGGAGAATATCGTAACTCATTTGAGAAAGAGCATCGAACAGTCAAATATGGCGCAATTCttatctttttaa
- the LOC135837359 gene encoding ATP-binding cassette sub-family B member 10, mitochondrial-like → MWYLLRRPLIAYKKPVNYLCKQCSRNIFRQNNNNKFYFLYKQKLRTDAYFYIIKRDAATSAAKSALPKGGKKFDKSEVKRLISLMKPEKWKLTGAIGLLFISSTVTMAVPFALGKVIDVIYTKDSAKMRENLNKLCLTLTGVFLLGAACNFGRVYLMNLSGQRITKNLREKVFKSIISQETAFFDRHRTGELINRLSADTSLVSQSVTMNISDGLRSTIMVVAGVSMMFYMSPQLAIVGLTVVPPVAGLAVVYGKFVRNITKSVQDTLADANNVAEERISNIRTVKSFSRETAEIARYRDKMETVFQLAKREALAKGIFYGMTGFSGNAIILSVLYYGGIMVSESNITVGNLSSFLLYAAYIGVSLGGLSNFYSEMNRGLGASSRLWELMDRVPQIPVTGGLIPSTEVKGEITFKDVIFSYPSRDQHRILNGLNLVLNSGKVTAVVGSSGSGKSTLAALLLRLYDPQGGQVMLDGKSVQEYDPVWLRGNIGTVSQEPVLFSGTIRENIIYGHHSPDSVTLDEIIAVAKESNSLNFIETFPDKFDTKVGEKGIMLSGGQKQRIAIARALIKKPKILLLDEATSALDAESEYLVQEALQRILKGRTVLTIAHRLSTIKSADVIAVLDKGQISDIGTYQELISKEGPFKNLIKHQAVSN, encoded by the exons atgtggtATCTTTTACGTCGACCTTTAATTGCCTATAAAAAACCGGTAAATTACTTATGCAAGCAATGTTCGCGAAATATATTCCGTCAGAATAATAAcaataaattctattttttgtaCAAACAAAAACTTCGAACAGATgcttatttttacatcattaaAAGAGATGCGGCTACCTCAGCTGCAAAAAGTGCTTTGCCTAAAGGTGGGAAGAAATTCGATAAATCTGAAGTCAAACGATTGATTTCGTTGATGAAGccagaaaaatggaaattgacaG GAGCAATTGGTCTATTATTTATTTCGAGTACGGTAACGATGGCAGTTCCGTTCGCTTTGGGTAAAGTTATCGATGTGATTTACACCAAAGATTCGGCTAAAATGCGAGAAAACTTGAACAAATTGTGTCTAACATTAACCGGCGTATTCTTATTAGGAGCTGCGTGTAATTTTGGCAGAGTTTACTTGATGAATTTATCAG GTCAACGTATTActaaaaatttacgagaaaaagttttcaagtcgATTATTTCTCAAGAGACTGCGTTCTTCGATCGTCATCGAACGGGTGAATTAATCAATAGACTATCTGCAGATACGTCTCTAGTTAGTCAATCAGTTACCATGAATATTTCTGACGGTCTTCGATCTACTATAATGGTCGTTGCTGGCGTGTCGATGATG TTTTACATGTCACCTCAACTAGCCATAGTCGGCCTAACAGTAGTGCCTCCTGTTGCTGGACTTGCTGTGGTGTATGGAAAATTCGTTCGTAACATAACAAAATCAGTACAA GATACTCTAGCTGACGCTAATAACGTCGCCGAAGAACGTATTAGTAATATTCGTACGGTCAAATCATTCAGTCGAGAAACGGCCGAAATCGCTCGTTACCGAGATAAAATGGAAACCGTATTTCAGCTCGCCAAACGAGAAGCGTTAGCCAAAGGAATATTCTATGGAATG aCAGGTTTCAGTGGTAACGCAATAATCCTCAGTGTTTTATATTACGGAGGCATCATGGTGTCCGAAAGCAACATAACCGTTGGCAATTTATCGTCATTTTTGTTATATGCGGCTTACATCGGTGTATCGTTAGGAGGTTTATCTAATTTTTACTCCGAAATGAATCGTGGACTCGGAGCGTCTTCGAGATTATGGGAATTGATGGATCGAGTCCCTCAGATTCCTGTCACCGGAGGTCTAATTCCTTCGACTGAAGTCAAGGGTGAAATAACATTCAAAGATGTGATATTTTCGTATCCATCGCGAGATCAGCATCGTATTTTAAATGGTCTAAACTTAGTACTGAATAGTGGTAAAGTTACTGCGGTTGTTGGGTCTAGTGGTAGTGGTAAAAGTACTTTAGCAGCGTTACTGCTGAGATTATACGATCCTCAAGGAGGGCAAGTTATGTTAGATGGGAAATCAGTACAGGAATATGATCCAGTATGGCTTCGAGGCAATATCGGTACGGTTAGTCAG GAGCCGGTTCTATTTTCCGGTACAATTCGTGAAAACATAATTTACGGTCATCATAGTCCAGATTCAGTCACACTGGATGAAATAATCGCCGTTGCTAAAGAAtcaaattctttgaattttatcgaaacGTTTCCAGATAAATTCGATACTAAAGTTGGCGAAAAAGGAATTATGTTATCAGGTGGACAGAAACAGAGAATAGCGATAGCAAGAGCGTTAATTAAA AAACCCAAAATACTGTTACTTGACGAAGCTACCAGCGCTTTGGATGCAGAAAGTGAATACTTAGTGCAGGAAGCGTTGCAACGCATTCTAAAAGGAAGAACTGTGCTTACTATTGCTCATCGTCTTTCAACTATTAAAAGTGCAG ATGTAATCGCTGTGTTAGACAAAGGGCAAATTTCAGATATCGGAACGTATCAAGAATTGATTTCTAAAGAAGGCCCATTCAAGAACCTTATAAAGCATCAAGCTGTTTCTAATTAA
- the LOC135837363 gene encoding uncharacterized protein LOC135837363: protein MNNSESTNVMNFQETETDETGSSSTVSFQINEASILRKDFDILKNMGKGAYAAAVYKVRNKLDVKLYAIKVIPCEELNEEMPKEVEFLSVLNHPNVVRYCTAWTDGAKKKEYYDKDSESSDDFVKFERESEKSDVTAKDISPTSTDSNNHCICMFIQMEFCKTTLANVIKGTIDGPLSPDGDKELHKNLDRILRLITHIVKGLAYIHDKGIIHRDLKPENILIDGDDFAKIGDFGLATWNHALTDGKASHTGKVATPLYDAPELGTVCSGSSNAHYNEKVDMYSLGIIIYEMCCPRFETAMERKEVLSDLRNNPIHIPQFELPKGLSKLIRELLDHDSKGRPSAAEILKNGCLVFDEIDMNPNTFSVAKILPSPVASKINLVEAMKGKARKIFELHGGYSFPHGLPMPSCYQYSVENSAIHSKTYCFFENLTGASNTMYTRARFDMVSPDSTYANFAMTVEALEIAYEFLDSFSGWVNTSDFVIRLTDSKIISALATLQKDYENLKVWSVFRNVKRLINIFKSRKIKCPILVAPKLHEVYHLSETVFQIVSIDKVLASGDRYRLPVKCGSDSANQFIKQQSVIGVTIYVTRFIDILESKNIFLSKFDVFIGSVYCNQLIEEKLDLAKKLRDVGIRCTPSYTNYRNIRAIKKYVEKTKIHYAVILEKNKLERNRQVALYSRISGNCYQEEDIPLENIVPHLRKSIEQSNMMQFLSS from the exons ATGAATAACTCCGAATCCACT aacgtAATGAATTTCCAAGAAACTGAAACCGATGAAACCGGCAGCAGTAGTACAGTATCATTTCAGATCAACGAAGCTTCAATACTTCGCAAAGATTTCGATATTTTAAAGAACATGGGAAAAGGAGCTTACGCTGCTGCTGTCTATAAA GTGCGAAACAAGTTGGACGTCAAATTATATGCCATTAAAGTCATTCCTTGTGAGGAATTAAACGAAGAAATGCCGAAAGAGGTAGAATTTTTATCGGTATTGAATCATCCTAATGTAGTACGTTATTGTACTGCGTGGACCGATGGCGCTAAGAAAAAG GAATACTATGATAAAGACAGTGAGAGTAGCGatgattttgtcaaatttgaacgaga aTCTGAAAAATCCGATGTTACTGCTAAAGATATCAGTCCAACTTCGACGGACTCGAATAATCATTGTATCTGTATGTTCATACAAATGGAGTTTTGCAAAACTACTTTGGC AAACGTGATAAAGGGCACTATTGATGGACCTTTGTCTCCAGATGGGGACAAAGAGCTTCATAAGAATCTAGACAGAATTTTACGGCTGATAACGCACATCGTCAAAGGATTGGCTTATATACACGATAAAGGTATAATTCATCGTGATCTGAAACCGGAGAATATTTTGATTGATGGCGACGACTTCGCGAAAATAGGAGATTTTGGATTAGCAACGTGGAATCA CGCATTGACTGATGGAAAAGCATCCCATACTGGAAAGGTTGCCACTCCATTGTATGATGCTCCTGAATTAGGCACAGTATGTTCTGGTTCATCAAATGCGCATTATAATGAG aaagttgacATGTACAGCCTTGGAATAATCATCTACGAAATGTGTTGCCCTCGTTTTGAAACTGCCATGGAACGTAAAGAAGTTTTAAGCGATTTAAGAAACAATCCTATACATATTCCACAATTTGAGCTACCGAAAGGACTGTCAAAATTGATTCG CGAATTGTTAGATCATGACTCCAAGGGAAGGCCGAGCGCCGCTGAAATATTAAAGAACGGGTGCTTGGTTTTCGATGAAATTGATATGAATCCG AATACATTTTCTGTTGCGAAAATACTGCCAAGTCCAGTGGCGAGTAAAATCAATTTGGTGGAGGCAATGAAGGGCAAAGCTAGGAAAATTTTCGAGCTTCATGGAGGGTACTCATTTCCTCATGGATTGCCGATGCCATCATGCTACCAGTATTCGGTTGAGAATAGTGCAATACATTCGAAAACATATTGTTTCTTCGAGAATCTCACTGGTGCTTCAAATACGATGTATACTCGTGCGAGATTTGATATGGTCTCTCCTGACTCCA cttATGCAAACTTCGCCATGACAGTGGAGGCATTGGAGATAGCCTATGAATTCTTAGATTCGTTTTCAGGCTGGGTGAACACATCAGATTTTGTGATCCGCCTAACTGACAGTAAGATTATATCTGCTCTTGCGACTCTACAAAAAGATTATGAAAACTTAAAAGTGTGGAGCGTATTTCGGAATGTGAAGCGTTTAATAAATATCTTTAAATCAAGGAAGATAAAA TGTCCAATTCTTGTAGCTCCGAAATTACATGAGGTCTACCATTTGTCAGAAACTGTGTTCCAAATAGTCAGTATTGACAAAGTGCTGGCATCTGGTGATCGGTATCGTTTACCTGTAAAATGCGG ATCtgattctgcaaaccaatttatTAAGCAACAATCAGTGATTGGAGTTACCATCTATGTGACTCGTTTCATCGATATCTTAGAATCAAAGAATATattcttgtcaaaatttgacGTTTTTATTGGCTCCGTCTACTGCAATCAGTTAATAGAAGAGAAGCTGGATTTGGCAAAGAAGCTAAGAGATGTTGGAATACGTTGTACTCCTTCTTACACTAATTATAGA AACATACGAGCAATTAAAAAATACGTCGAGAAGACGAAGATACATTATGCTgtgatattagaaaaaaataaactcgaaagaAACCGCCAAGTTGCGTTATATTCTAGGATTAGTGGAAACTG TTATCAGGAGGAAGACATCCCTTTGGAGAATATCGTACCTCATTTGAGAAAGAGCATCGAACAATCAAATATGATGCAATTCTTATCATCttaa
- the LOC135837362 gene encoding eIF-2-alpha kinase GCN2-like, with translation MMEDESMREMYSSADTDQTDESSSSTLSQFDPSSRLIKEFDILGHIGSGAFANVYQVRNKLDSSLYAIKRIKLNLSKSEHLDDGKIRKEVELLSRLNHQNVVRYYNSWIEDLESHSESSSIDQIVDRESENDSSIVFERGLSDEEVIDENISSVTTDSNYRYTYMYIQMEFCEKSTLRNAIDNKLYQDQDRLWRLIEQTVEGLAYIHENGIIHRDLKPDNIFIDGNDHVKLGDFGLATLNNALQGDTKASHTGDVGTPMYDAPELKVNSGLKVRYDQKIDMYSLGIIFFEMCYPPFQTSMERKKMLTELRESPVNIPRYTDRSVNKKRGSNLSQDLLCPNERQTKLIRELLDHDPEKRPNSSEVSKNGYLVLDKMCLHSSAQRMDPNTSLENISSSRLTYLEDFDFHDADVRRANLLEMMIDKAREIFRLHGGIYSSPCLPSDNIENPASFDHLQSFAYYLVDHPRITHMKRYTFNEVSCESSFMKSSLPFKCARFDIVSPTSMNLAMEAEALLIVCEFLERFLGWIEMDDFVIRLNHSLMVPPVMSYLQERCGKKRDYMGRLVNPEMSCINFALKEYASLPCIHDIDIDEWEQIQNEEVENGSSLQSHIYHLKRRVWRSKRFHRVAFNDLKCLVDLMKSLEIKCPIVIAPSLMKNHRYSKIMFQVVRKDSVNYGGLKNEVMAAGGRYDDLITVCKQDCEIKRRARQSAVGLTIYLDQFVDMLGPENKFLSKFEVLVCSANANELLKEKLDLAKKLWAAKIRCTVSYVEHKSLEEIQGYCREMKIHYILFLEKTKLDKVTLCSRMPGGRFQKKSFAVKEVVPHLKKTIKVN, from the exons ATGATGGAAGACGAATCCATG CGTGAAATGTATTCTTCTGCGGACACCGATCAAACTGATGAAAGCTCCAGCAGTACGCTGTCTCAATTCGATCCCAGTTCTCGACTCATCAAGGAATTTGACATCTTGGGCCATATCGGAAGTGGTGCTTTCGCTAATGTTTATCAA GTGCGTAATAAATTGGACAGCAGTTTGTACGCCATTAAAAGAATCAAATTGAATCTGAGCAAAAGTGAACATTTGGATGATGGAAAGATCAGGAAGGAGGTTGAACTGCTATCGAGACTCAATCATCAAAATGTAGTTCGTTACTATAACTCTTGGATAGAAGATTTAGAGTCTCATTCGGAAAGTTCCTCAATCGATCAAATAGTG GATCGTGAAAGCGAAAACGATTCATCGATAGTGTTTGAACGTGG ACTTTCAGATGAAGAAGTTATTGACGAAAATATTAGTTCCGTGACAACTGATTCAAATTATCGTTATACGTATATGTACATTCAAATGGAGTTCTGCGAGAAGAGTACTCTGCG AAACGCGATTGACAACAAATTATACCAAGATCAAGACAGACTTTGGCGGTTGATTGAACAAACTGTTGAGGGATTAGCTTACATACACGAGAATGGAATAATTCACAGAGATCTGAAACCGGATAATATTTTCATCGATGGCAATGATCACGTAAAATTAGGCGATTTCGGTCTGGCGACGTTAAATAA TGCTTTACAAGGAGATACGAAGGCATCCCATACTGGAGACGTTGGTACTCCGATGTACGATGCTCCTGAATTGAAAGTAAATTCCGGTTTGAAAGTTCGTTATGATCAG aaaatcgatATGTACAGTTTGGGCatcatatttttcgaaatgtgtTATCCTCCTTTTCAAACTAGCATGGaacgtaaaaaaatgttgaccgaGTTGAGAGAAAGTCCGGTAAATATTCCTAGATATACAGATCGTTCTGTGAACAAGAAACGTGGTTCGAATCTATCGCAAGATTTACTCTGTCCAAATGAACGACAGACGAAATTAATTCG TGAATTATTAGATCATGACCCGGAAAAACGTCCAAATTCTAGCGAAGTATCGAAGAATGGGTACCTAGTTCTTGATAAAATGTGCTTACATTCCAGTGCCCAACGTATGGATCCG AATACATCTTTAGAGAACATATCGTCGTCTCGATTAACGTATCTggaagattttgattttcacgaCGCAGACGTACGAAGAGCCAATTTGCTAGAGATGATGATCGATAAAGCTCGTGAAATCTTTCGTCTACACGGAGGCATTTACTCGTCTCCTTGTTTGCCATCTGATAATATCGAAAATCCTGCGTCGTTCGATCACCTGCAATCGTTCGCTTATTACCTAGTTGACCATCCTCGTATTACTCATATGAAACGATATACTTTCAATGAGGTGTCATGTGAATCTTCGTTCATGAAATCATCGTTACCGTTCAAGTGTGCGAGATTTGATATTGTCAGTCCTACTTCGA TGAACTTAGCGATGGAAGCTGAGGCTTTACTGATAGTCTGCGAATTCCTGGAACGATTTTTAGGCTGGATAGAGATGGATGATTTTGTAATTCGACTCAATCACAGCCTAATGGTACCTCCGGTGATGAGTTACCTTCAAGAAAGATGTGGCAAAAAACGCGATTACATGGGACGTTTGGTG AATCCTGAAATGTCGTGTATAAACTTCGCATTAAAAGAATACGCGTCCCTGCCTTGTATTCATGATATCGATATCGACGAATGGGAGCAAATCCAGAATGAAGAGGTTGAAAATGGTAGCTCGTTACAGTCTCATATTTATCATTTGAAACGTCGTGTTTGGCGTTCAAAACGTTTTCATCGAGTTGCATTCAACGATTTGAAATGTTTGGTTGATCTCATGAAATCATTGGAGATAAAG TGCCCAATAGTCATTGCACCTAGtctgatgaaaaatcatcgttATTCGAAAATCATGTTTCAAGTGGTTCGCAAAGACAGTGTCAATTATGGAGGATTGAAGAATGAAGTGATGGCAGCTGGCGGACGATACGATGATTTAATTACCGTTTGCAA GCAAGATTGCGAAATCAAGCGTCGAGCTCGACAATCCGCCGTTGGCCTCACAATCTACCTTGATCAATTCGTCGATATGCTAGGACCAGAGAATAAATTCTTGTCGAAATTCGAAGTGCTTGTTTGCTCCGCTAACGCGAATGAGTTACTAAAAGAGAAGTTGGATTTGGCCAAGAAGCTATGGGCAGCTAAAATTCGCTGTACTGTTTCTTACGTTGAGCATAAA AGTTTGGAAGAAATTCAGGGATATTGTCGAGAGATGAAGATACATTACATcctttttctagaaaaaacCAAACTGGATAAAGTTACATTATGTTCTCGGATGCCTGGCGGAAG gtttcaaaaaaaaagtttcgccGTGAAGGAAGTTGTACCTCATTTGAAAAAGACAATCAAAGTCAACTAG
- the LOC135837355 gene encoding zinc finger protein 600-like: MMFPMIPQYFFAKPSECGAGFSSGVADKICDIAKNPVRVRKKFKIIVASVVDVDVESASIPVDELLRNADEKLEEIRVYSEDNVLKTDTKTWSWLKQVPLAEDCHSCNVILYQESACPIIKIKTVRKILPGEELVVWFSGELLSILQIPHLLPNNILSEKQYICHKCRFQCEMPNPVKIHLSLECGKLSKTILWNRLRDLPINSNEKPISPNSMSLYFDQKLEISKPNSAFKPYKKAVKEEPKQVNESILDEKKISPVVDSPKKNETIVELNEADILYQQAVEMETIVSNLGRFKQGHLCVFCGKVYSRKYGLKIHTRTHTGFRPLKCKFCLRPFGDPSNLNKHVRLHSEGNTPYKCELCGKILVRKRDLERHMKSRH; this comes from the exons ATGATGTTCCCGATGATACCGCAGTATTTTTTCGCTAAACCATCCGAATGTGGTGCTGGTTTCAGTTCCGGTGTGGCCGATAAAATTTGTGATATTGCTAAAAATCCTGTAAgggttagaaaaaaatttaagattatTGTCGCGAGTGTTGTCGATGTTGATGTCGAGTCTGCGAGTATTCCGGTCGACGAACTGCTCAGGAATGCTGACGAAAAGCTGGAAGAA ATTCGAGTGTACTCCGAAGACAACGTATTGAAGACTGATACCAAAACCTGGTCGTGGCTCAAACAAGTGCCTTTAGCTGAAGACTGCCATAGTTGTAATGTGATTTTATACCAAGAATCCGCATGTccaataattaaaataaaaactgtgAGAAAAATCTTACCCGGTGAAGAACTAGTGGTATGGTTTTCCGGCGAGCTGCTGTCGATTCTTCAAATTCCGCATTTGTTACCGAATAATATCTTAA GTGAAAAACAATACATCTGCCACAAATGTCGTTTCCAGTGCGAGATGCCAAACCCTGTAAAAATCCACCTATCCCTGGAATGTGGCAAGTTATCAAAAACAATCCTATGGAATCGACTCAGAGACCTTCCGATCAACTCTAACGAGAAACCAATTTCTCCCAACTCCATGTCTTTATACTTCgaccaaaaattagaaatcagTAAACCAAATTCAGCGTTCAAACCGTACAAGAAAGCTGTAAAAGAGGAACCGAAACAAGTCAACGAAAGTATTCtcgatgaaaagaaaatcagtCCGGTAGTCGATAGCCctaagaaaaatgaaaccataGTAGAGCTCAACGAAGCTGATATTTTGTACCAACAAGCAGTCGAGATGGAAACCATAGTTAGCAATTTGGGTAGATTCAAGCAGGGTCATTTGTGCGTATTTTGTGGAAAAGTTTACAGTCGAAAGTATggattgaaaatacatacgag aactCATACAGGATTTAGGCctttgaaatgtaaattttgtttGAGACCTTTCGGCGATCCTAGTAATTTGAATAAACACGTTCGTCTACATTCGGAAGGAAACACACCGTACAA ATGCGAACTATGCGGAAAAATTCTAGTCAGAAAACGGGATTTAGAACGGCATATGAAGTCGAGACATTAA
- the RpS4 gene encoding small ribosomal subunit protein eS4 — MARGPKKHLKRLNAPKSWMLDKLGGVFAPRPSTGPHKLRESLPLVIFLRNRLKFALNGQEVKKILMQRLVKVDGKVRTDNNFPTGFMDVVSISRIGSHFRMIYDVKGRFTVHRISAEEAKYKLCKVKKVQTGPKNVPFLTTHDGRTIRYPDPAVKVNDTVQFEIATSKILDHIKFEPGNLCMITGGRNLGRVGTVVNRERHPGSFDIVHIKDATGHVFATRLHNVFIIGKGTKTYVSLPKGKGVKLSIAEERDQRLANKAKSIAKR; from the exons ATG GCCCGTGGTCCCAAGAAGCATTTGAAGCGTCTTAATGCTCCGAAATCATGGATGTTGGACAAATTGGGAGGTGTGTTCGCACCTCGCCCCAGCACCGGTCCCCACAAACTTCGTGAATCCTTACCTTTGGTTATCTTTTTGAGAAATCGTTTGAAATTCGCCCTCAATGGACAAGAAGTTAAGAAAATCTTGATGCAGCGTTTGGTCAAAGTTGACGGAAAAGTTCGTACTGATAACAACTTCCCTACTGGATTTATGG ATGTCGTGTCCATCTCTCGTATCGGTTCACATTTCAGAATGATTTACGATGTTAAAGGACGTTTCACTGTTCATCGTATTTCTGCCGAAGAAGCTAAA TATAAATTGTGCAAAGTCAAGAAAGTGCAAACTGGACCTAAGAACGTTCCATTCTTGACCACTCACGACGGCCGTACTATTCGCTACCCGGATCCCGCTGTCAAAGTCAACGACACGGTTCAATTTGAAATCGCTACGTCTAAAATTTTAGATCATATTAAATTCGAACCAG GTAATTTATGTATGATCACTGGAGGTCGTAATTTAGGGCGTGTTGGAACAGTCGTAAACCGTGAAAGACATCCCGGATCTTTCGATATTGTCCACATCAAGGATGCTACCGGACACGTTTTCGCTACTAG GTTACACAATGTATTCATCATCGGAAAAGGAACCAAAACCTACGTTTCGCTTCCCAAAGGCAAAGGTGTTAAATTATCCATCGCTGAAGAAAGAGATCAACGATTGGCCAACAAAGCTAAATCTATCGCTAAACGTTAA